Proteins encoded by one window of Microplitis mediator isolate UGA2020A chromosome 1, iyMicMedi2.1, whole genome shotgun sequence:
- the LOC130678717 gene encoding uncharacterized protein LOC130678717 produces the protein MAGKTSGIVPSDCSMALRAMLFRRACYAYVSNAIAPVLYIEDCKLVEINFEDHKARKLKFSIVSNEGILDSVELKEADGLLADFSTPVHLLSSHNNDRSVNKLKNSFYSIRKSNIYQYAPDLNYFTFYHNSSRKAALLYSYHGPMNISLDGNIGNYVLRRLPKIINNKYQYIYVKILDTYQALLHKDSYISDISPREKINLEATHINALNIKLLVILDLEKNYIKSSAELIKTVLMFYNNNNMLFSDFESPSIDFMLKGIVFPQDTDITSNSTVLTLESINNVKEFVEKLTPYFQLENHDIVTVLTQRMILLDNETRRFTEAMIINEHKICEGNAEPTLILSPYYNYQTVHDTFLAKILPMFGTNDFKNRLNTMCPEFVVNVQPDYVNGQQLWPSCIITEYSKYFRHNICSEFDTN, from the exons atggcgggaaaaactagtgGCATTGTGCCCTCGGATTGTAGTATGGctctcagggccatgctgtttcgccgtgcctgctatgcatacgtgaGCAATgcaatagctccagtactataca TCGAAGATTGTAAGCTCgttgaaataaatttcgagGACCATAAAGCGagaaaacttaaattttcaatagtttcAAATGAGGGGATATTGGATTCGGTAGAATTGAAAGAAGCTGATGGATTACTAGCTGATTTTTCAACTCCTGTTCACTTATTATCTAGTCATAATAATGATCGTAGCGTTAATAAActcaaaaatagtttttattctATCAGAAAGTCAAATATTTATCAG tatgCTCCagatcttaattattttacattttatcaTAATTCAAGTAGAAAGGCGGCTCTTCTCTATTCATACCACGGACCAATGAATATAAGTTTG GATGGAAACATTGGAAATTATGTACTTCGACGtttaccaaaaattataaataacaaatatcaatatatttacgTTAAAATACTGGATACTTAtcaag CACTTTTACATAAAGATTCATATATATCTGATATTtcgccaagagaaaaaattaatttggaaGCTACTCATATAAATGCgcttaatataaaattgcTGGTTATTTtggatttagaaaaaaattacat taaatcatctgctgaattaattaaaactgttcTGATGTTttacaacaataataacatgCTCTTTAGTGATTTTGAATCGCCGTCAATTGATTTTATGTTGAAAGGGATTGTATTTCCAcag gacACAGACATTACTTCTAATTCTACAGTTTTGACACTTGAATCTATTAATAACGTGAAGGAATTTGTGGAAAAACTGACGCCGTATTTTCAATTAGAAAATCATGATATTGTGACAGTTTTAACTCA GCGAATGATTTTGCTGGATAACGAAACTAGACGATTCACTGAAGCTA TGATTATCAATGAGCACAAAATTTGCGAAGGTAATGCAGAGCCGACACTTATTTTATCAccatattataattatcaaacaGTCCATGATACATTTTTAGCAAAGATTCTTCCAAT GTTTGGCACTAACGATTTCAAAAATAGATTAAACACCATGTGCCCAGAATTTGTGGTCAATGTTCAGCCGGATTATGTAAATGGTCAACAATTATGGCCTTCATGCATTATTACAGAGTATTCCAAGTACTTCAG gcACAATATTTGTTCAGAGTTCGATacaaattaa
- the LOC130671441 gene encoding uncharacterized protein LOC130671441, whose amino-acid sequence MFVDLQFGEHKVSRNIKITIVSIAGKVLETLDLYETNGLLADFSTPVYLSQVDSLKSVRRLVKVDNYTFNKTTIDEYARDLGYFTFYQDRSKLASMIHFFKDSLDISVEGNVGNYVLRRLPSNFHNGYYQYIYVQVLENNQATEVWNDFDVSPQPSFNLGASGVKAIKARLFVALDLEHTFDKTPSELMKILLMYFNFIGMMNGNFTSPTVDLEIGAIIIPQNTKPNPYLGSTSPFSSKLHFQQTSELIGFMYTHKYYFGVDNHDIVILMTERLMYGSSEVPPKLVKMDSLNKHKICDVNEDPSIFLSYHVDFQAAHNILLFQLFDLFSSNNAELNKRNGCSKYWNNIQGKRSKQYRTLPTCIIDSYSDYFRNSNCSYFSEHKK is encoded by the exons ATGTTTGTTGATTTACAATTTGGAGAACATAAGGTATCacgtaatataaaaattaccattgTATCTATTGCCGGTAAAGTACTGGAAACTTTGGATCTTTACGAAACAAATGGATTACTTGCCGATTTTTCAACGCCTGTTTATCTCAGTCAAGTAGATTCGCTTAAAAGTGTTAGAAGGCTTGTTAAAGTTGAtaattatacttttaacaaAACAACCATTGATGAg tatgcTCGAGATCTTGGTTATTTTACCTTTTACCAAGATAGAAGTAAATTAGCTtctatgattcattttttcaaagattCATTAGATATCAGTGTG GAAGGAAACGTTGGGAATTATGTACTTAGAAGATTACCCAGTAACTTTCATAATGGGTACTATCAGTACATTTATGTACAAGTATTAGAAAATAATCAAG CCACCGAAGTATGGAACGATTTTGACGTTTCTCCACAACCATCATTCAATTTAGGTGCTTCTGGTGTTAAGGCGATTAAGGCACGATTATTTGTTGCACTGGACCTAGAACATACTTTTGA TAAGACACCAAGTGAGTTGATGAAAATTCTTCTTatgtatttcaattttattggtATGATGAACGGCAACTTTACATCACCAACAGTAGACCTTGAAATCGGAGCAATTATTATTCCACAG aatacAAAACCAAACCCATACTTAGGAAGTACCAGTCCCTTTTCAAGTAAGCTACACTTTCAGCAAACGAGTGAATTAATAGGATTTATGTATACTCACAAATATTACTTTGGTGTTGATAATCATGATATTGTAATTCTTATGACAGa acGTTTGATGTACGGATCCTCAGAAGTTCCTccaaaattagtaaaaatgg aTAGCTtgaataaacataaaatttgtgacgTTAATGAGGatccatcaatttttttatcgtaccATGTTGATTTTCAAGCTGCTCATAACAtcttattatttcaattatttgattt GTTCAGCTCAAATAATGCCGAACTAAATAAGAGAAATGGTTGCTCCAAATACTGGAACAATATTCAAGGGAAAAGATCCAAACAATACCGAACATTGCCTACGTGTATTATCGACTCATATTCAGATTATTTCcg GAACTCTAACTGCTCATATTTCAGTGAACATAAGAAGTAA
- the LOC130672586 gene encoding protein crumbs-like → MDKCVCKKNYIRLNEKTCLPFLGEYCSTNGSCATENSNCIDNRCQCKSQFIPLSSNKCITAIREKFCHTNNDCSEIKNAECTEEKKCSCKLNHAIMNEMACEPLLGELCTTNRDCITANSVCNINKCQCNRYYVAKSKNQCEPFTLGKPCENNMECFQIPNAVCSLKKICDCDKNHYAMDDQTCLPILGGFCSQDDHCRYNTMNCVNNMCQCKSNFIAISGTQCKEKNLVPSCNEDFDCGDPWHGQCSEDEKCVCRENNIASNDWTCSPLIGGLCWTNRQCQVENSTCIDFHCECKSNFVSVSNHLCVEE, encoded by the exons ATGGATAAATgcgtttgtaaaaaaaattacattagactaaatgaaaaaacatgtttaccatttttagGAGAATATTGTTCGACAAATGGATCATGTGCCACTGAAAATTCAAACTGCATTGATAATCGATGTCAATGCAAATCTCAGTTTATACCTTTATCAAGCAACAAATGTATAACcg ccatcagagaaaaattttgtcacacAAACAATGACTGCAGTGAGATAAAAAATGCTGAATGTacagaggaaaaaaaatgttcttgtAAATTAAATCATGCTATAATGAACGAAATGGCGTGTGAACCACTTTTAGGTGAATTGTGTACAACAAATCGAGATTGTATTACAGCAAATTCCgtttgtaatattaataaatgtcaATGTAATCGTTATTATGTGGCAAAATCTAAAAACCAATGTGAaccat TTACATTAGGAAAGCCCTGTGAAAATAATATGGAGTGTTTCCAAATACCTAACGCTGTATgctcgttaaaaaaaatttgtgattgtgataaaaatcattatgcAATGGACGACCAAACATGTTTACCAATCCTCGGTGGATTTTGCTCACAGGACGATCATTGCCGCTATAATACAATGAATTGTGTGAATAACATGTGTCAAtgcaaaagtaattttatagcTATATCTGGTACTCAATGTAAAGAAA aaaatttagtaCCATCATGTAATGAGGACTTCGATTGTGGTGACCCATGGCATGGACAATGCTCGGAAGATGAAAAATGTGTCTGTAGAGAAAACAATATTGCTTCGAATGATTGGACTTGCTCACCGCTTATAGGCGGGTTGTGTTGGACAAACCGTCAATGTCAGGTTGAAAATTCTACCTGCATTGATTTTCATTGTGAATGCAAGTCTAATTTTGTCTCCGTATCCAATCATTTATGCGTGGAGG agtga
- the LOC130678725 gene encoding prion-like-(Q/N-rich) domain-bearing protein 25 — protein sequence MSCNSNQSCSDIIDHTICSENGRCICESDYRPINGTSCELLFGGVCAKNESCVTVNSACIDNECQCKPQYVYQGVKCMPTNLNQVCQSNSDCSKIRNAICSADSKCVCHENYEEINKTMCGAKLNSYCSVDDDCLIPNSICILGHCKCRNNYLQVLTKKCIVTRLEQSCFEDRDCKEIMYSKCSEDKKCVCKSNYGKLNETVCAPLLGEFCWKDNLCATNNSECIDNKCQCQTGYLQQSNSKCIKNYLGKTCLNDDDCTEVLHAKCSGAKKCACRINYVPSNKTSCTPLLGEFCWKTERCGPTNSICIDNECQCKANYLQQSNNQCLASNLGQYCYDDTDCKNIKYSKCSEDNTCICKSNYVPFGNKTCRALINEFCENNDDCFLFNVICTNNKCKCLPNFLPQSNKNCLFIYVNIMCKKDEDCKTAKYSKCSEHGVCVCNTNYASINETTCAPRLNEYCENGSRCATANAICIDDRCQCKSNYVSRFNDYCQPRKYFIDE from the exons ATGTCCTGTAATTCCAATCAGTCGTGCAGTGACATAATAGATCACACAATATGCTCAGAAAATGGTAGATGTATCTGTGAATCGGATTATCGTCCGATAAATGGAACAAGttgtgaattattatttggtGGAGTATGTGCGAAAAACGAATCATGCGTGACTGTTAATTCTGCTTGTATTGATAATGAATGTCAATGTAAACCTCAATACGTCTATCAAGGCGTCAAATGTATGCCAA CAAATTTGAATCAAGTCTGTCAAAGCAATAGTGATTGTAGTAAAATACGGAACGCAATATGTTCAGCCGATAGTAAATGTGTTTGTCATGAAAATTatgaagaaattaataaaaccatGTGTGGAgcaaaattaaatagttattgTTCAGTAGATGACGATTGTCTGATCCCTAATTCTATTTGCATTTTGGGTCATTGTAAGTgtagaaataattatcttcAAGTTTTAACTAAAAAGTGTATTGTCA CTCGTTTAGAACAGTCATGTTTTGAGGACAGAGATTGTAAAGAAATAATGTATTCAAAATGTTctgaagataaaaaatgtgtttgcAAATCTAACTAtggtaaattaaatgaaactgTCTGTGCTCCATTATTAGGAGAATTTTGTTGGAAGGATAATTTATGTGCAACAAATAATTCTGAatgtattgataataaatgtcaATGCCAAACGGGTTATTTACAACAGTCTAATAGTAAATGTATTAAGA aCTACTTAGGAAAGACTTGTTTGAACGATGACGATTGTACAGAGGTACTCCACGCAAAATGCTCTGGCGCTAAAAAATGTGCATGTAGAATAAATTATGTTCCGTCGAATAAAACGAGCTGTACACCCTTATTGGGTGAATTTTGTTGGAAAACTGAAAGATGTGGACCTACTAATTCTATTTGTATTGATAATGAATGTCAATGTAAAGCTAACTATTTACAACAATCTAATAATCAATGTTTGGCCT cTAATTTAGGACAGTATTGTTACGATGATACAGATtgtaaaaacattaaatattcaaaatgttCGGAAGACAATACTTGTATTTGTAAATCAAACTATGTTCCATTTGGAAATAAAACATGCAGAGCacttataaatgaattttgtGAAAATAACGACGATTGTTTTCTTTTCAACGTCATTTGTACGAATAATAAATGCAAAtgtttaccaaattttttgcctcagtcaaataaaaattgtctaTTCA TTTATGTAAACATCATGTGTAAAAAAGATGAGGATTGCAAGACAGCAAAATATTCCAAATGCTCAGAACATGGAGTATGTGTTTGTAATACAAATTACGCTTCAATAAATGAAACAACGTGTGCGCCGCGTTTGAATGAATACTGCGAAAATGGTAGCCGTTGCGCTACCGCTAATGCTATTTGTATTGACGATCGTTGTCAATGTAAATCTAATTACGTATCACGATTCAATGATTATTGCCAACcacgtaaatattttattgatgagTAA